A genomic segment from Torulaspora delbrueckii CBS 1146 chromosome 3, complete genome encodes:
- the OSW2 gene encoding Osw2p (similar to Saccharomyces cerevisiae OSW2 (YLR054C); ancestral locus Anc_8.50), with protein sequence MTRERLSCLIVGDTPAAQLLGWRLSLGSSFIILASQYVSSDGLVAWKSSRLGANFYTPNIFVKSVKELPSKLLDSEHGTCRYPIDIMIIAGISIAALEESCHILSKFVTKDTTVLMSADFGCELEKIALKTMGDRCKCVLSIACDVECRQLSLGSYALVNDDNCEIYFGITYSPQNYANDLLFVQNEEKVLVELNESSGSTISRMISQLEATQWMKVKLLKDSQKMALKLWQLIIPKISLNILSIIYEQFDYEKMLENKSTEIIFKGLVHELLDICSAQCKSKVEEFLMESEEDLKDREVNFMKVIEQCKTKRMELITTTANEYPEYLFLPFESYCFYHRFEYPAQVLLYQPILLAEEFNVSCSNLNFLYGFYTRLLSLSGLSINGGRLDQDASRLNDRLAGFSSSSSLSSNKKLKKKQKSRSDKNKARSRDTSSKAYVGQGIFAVASPAGADYKLPLGADQLRNGANFKASNSANGSSVTINDESTGLSDSDSEEVTGNSRIEEREVDGQNSFDPLGPSRRSQIFGSRSNTASVDQFRHFTKSYSQSDLCELSTTTVPQFSRKFYSKPYELMPMSLRGSSSAAQSLNFSRASKPSNMSSLELQLRSSNDLAASGYPDMYKRLSDLSISPEDQAEHNARRKQYGPFEKQLWQFQRRRHIKNGTIPRLKVNPYDDLLSHIEILCGEHNNEIVRFTTSRYGDLDLYASIQRDKDHIVSLFERGPQLSRKRPIKDSSKDTMGLGKLPHSR encoded by the exons ATGACTCGCGAGAGGCTAAGTTGTCTTATCG TCGGTGATACGCCAGCAGCACAGCTGTTGGGCTGGAGATTAAGCTTAGGAAGTTCTTTTATTATCTTGGCTTCTCAATATGTCTCGAGCGATGGACTAGTCGCCTGGAAGTCCTCTAGATTAGGCGCCAATTTCTACACACCGAATATTTTTGTTAAAAGTGTTAAGGAATTACCTTCAAAGCTTTTAGATTCTGAACATGGTACTTGTAGGTACCCTATCGATATAATGATAATTGCTGGAATATCCATTGCTGCTCTGGAGGAAAGCTGTCACATTTTATCGAAGTTTGTCACCAAAGATACAACGGTTCTTATGAGCGCTGACTTTGGTTGCGAGTTGGAGAAGATTGCTTTGAAAACGATGGGTGACCGTTGCAAATGTGTCCTATCTATTGCTTGTGATGTTGAATGCCGGCAGTTATCTTTAGGGTCATATGCGCTGGTCAATGACGACAATTGTGAGATCTATTTTGGTATAACCTACTCTCCACAAAACTATGCAAACGACTTGCTATTTGTTCAAAACGAAGAGAAGGTACTTGTGGAGTTGAATGAGAGTAGTGGTTCTACTATCAGCCGCATGATCTCTCAGTTGGAGGCGACACAATGGATGAAGGTAAAACTTTTAAAAGACTCTCAAAAGATGGCCTTAAAACTTTGGCAACTCATCATTCCCAAGATCTCTCTGAATATTCTCTCGATAATATATGAGCAGTTCGATTATGAAAAAATGCTAGAGAACAAGTCAACAGAAATTATTTTCAAAGGTCTAGTTCATGAATTGCTGGATATATGCTCTGCACAATGCAAATCCAAAGTAGAGGAATTCTTGATGGAATccgaagaagatttgaaggataGAGAAGTCAATTTTATGAAGGTAATTGAACAGTGTAAGACAAAGAGAATGGAGCTGATTACTACTACGGCTAATGAATACCCGGAGTATTTATTCCTTCCGTTTGAATCATATTGTTTCTATCATCGTTTTGAATATCCTGCTCAAGTGCTTCTATACCAGCCAATATTGCtggctgaagaatttaACGTATCGTGTtccaatttgaattttctttATGGATTTTACACTAGGCTATTATCTCTGAGTGGTTTATCAATCAATGGGGGTAGGCTGGATCAGGATGCATCAAGATTAAATGATAGACTAGCTGGAttctcgtcatcttctAGCCTCTCTAGCAACAAGaagctcaagaagaagcagaaaagCCGAAGTGATAAGAACAAGGCTAGAAGCCGAGAcacatcttccaaagcGTATGTAGGTCAAGGCATATTTGCAGTGGCCTCTCCAGCTGGCGCAGATTACAAGTTGCCTTTGGGAGCAGATCAATTGCGCAATGGCGCCAACTTTAAGGCTTCCAATTCAGCGAATGGATCAAGTGTCACAATTAATGATGAGAGCACCGGCTTATCAGATAGCGACAGCGAAGAAGTTACAGGGAATTCGCGgatcgaagaaagagaagtaGATGGTCAGAACTCATTTGATCCATTAGGGCCCTCCCGAAGATCTCAAATTTTCGGAAGCAGGTCAAATACTGCTAGCGTCGATCAGTTCAGACATTTCACAAAAAGTTACTCTCAGAGTGATCTTTGTGAATTGAGTACCACTACAGTCCCCCAATTCTCTAGAAAATTTTACTCAAAGCCTTATGAGCTTATGCCAATGAGTCTAAGAGGTTCAAGCAGTGCTGCGCAAAGCCTTAACTTCAGCAGAGCTTCGAAACCCAGCAACATGTCAAGTTTGGAGCTACAACTTCGCTCTAGTAATGATCTTGCTGCAAGTGGGTACCCAGATATGTACAAGCGATTATCTGATCTAAGCATTTCTCCTGAAGACCAAGCTGAACACAACGCAAGGCGCAAGCAATACGGTCCTTTTGAGAAGCAATTGTGGCAGTTCCAAAGACGTCGTCACATAAAGAATGGTACCATCCCCCGTCTCAAAGTGAATCCCTATGATGACCTGCTAAGTCACATTGAGATCCTCTGTGGGGAGCACAATAACGAAATCGTCCGTTTTACTACCAGCAGATACGGCGATCTAGACCTCTACGCATCAATCCAACGGGACAAGGACCACATAGTCTCGTTATTCGAAAGAGGCCCACAGCTCAGCAGGAAACGCCCCATCAAGGATTCAAGCAAGGACACAATGGGGCTCGGAAAGTTACCGCATTCACGCTGA
- the TDEL0C00770 gene encoding uncharacterized protein (similar to Saccharomyces cerevisiae YLR053C; ancestral locus Anc_8.51) yields MSSLEMELVSCLNDSGEFFTNDGDNEFFSKSMTTGMPGEEGVDEKEQMRILNDLFGTPRIPSAEGHEYDAFRRDQVSFDVQGDDCNQETHLRSSIEGTAPCENTQECTDGKPVLSRRRSNPFYSPSRQIMDLVKKKRKPRPSNLKKSQTSATVMTLNQLCGRYKVEGKTDR; encoded by the coding sequence ATGTCATCGTTAGAAATGGAATTAGTAAGTTGTCTTAACGACTCGGgggaatttttcaccaatgatgGTGACAATGAGTTCTTTTCGAAGTCAATGACTACTGGTATGCCAGGTGAAGAAGGTGTAGATGAAAAGGAGCAGATGAGAATCTTAAACGATTTGTTCGGAACCCCTCGGATCCCTAGTGCTGAGGGTCATGAATATGATGCTTTCAGAAGGGATCAAGTGTCTTTTGACGTTCAGGGAGATGATTGTAATCAAGAGACACATTTGAGAAGCTCGATAGAAGGTACAGCCCCCTGTGAGAATACGCAAGAGTGTACCGATGGCAAGCCGGTGTTGTCTCGTAGAAGATCAAATCCATTTTACAGTCCTTCACGACAGATAATGGATCTcgtcaagaagaagaggaaaccCCGGCCGTctaatttgaagaagagccaaaCTAGTGCTACGGTGATGACTTTAAACCAGCTTTGCGGACGGTATAAAGTAGAAGGTAAAACGGATCGGTAA